A single genomic interval of Candidatus Methylomirabilota bacterium harbors:
- a CDS encoding cupin domain-containing protein: MRVVNLAEAFRRFTDPWSPKIVGEVNDLHVKVVKLTGEFVWHHHEQEDELFLVVNGRLRMRLRGGDREVGPGEFIIVPRGTEHCPVALTDEVQVVLLEPRGTLNTGNVTSERTVATPEWL, encoded by the coding sequence ATGCGCGTCGTCAACCTCGCCGAGGCGTTCCGTCGGTTCACCGACCCCTGGTCGCCGAAGATCGTCGGCGAAGTCAACGACCTGCACGTGAAGGTGGTCAAGCTCACGGGCGAGTTCGTCTGGCACCACCACGAGCAGGAGGACGAGCTGTTCCTGGTGGTGAACGGCCGGCTGCGGATGCGCCTGCGCGGCGGCGACCGGGAGGTGGGCCCCGGTGAGTTCATCATCGTGCCCCGCGGCACCGAGCACTGCCCGGTCGCGCTGACCGACGAAGTGCAGGTCGTGCTGCTCGAGCCGAGGGGGACGCTCAACACCGGGAACGTGACCAGCGAGCGGACGGTGGCCACTCCGGAGTGGCTGTAG
- a CDS encoding cytochrome c translates to MRRGRVAAAAVGTLALATAVAAAFFLPLPPSPPGPEPGRTLFRAHCATCHGADGRGRSWRARLLLLDPGNLAAPPAATLSDPYLLDLIRHGGASFGKPGMPSFGFVLSEAEIEALVAYLRALPR, encoded by the coding sequence GTGAGACGCGGCCGGGTCGCGGCCGCCGCGGTGGGGACGCTGGCGCTCGCCACCGCCGTGGCGGCGGCGTTCTTCCTTCCGCTCCCGCCCTCTCCGCCGGGACCGGAGCCCGGCCGCACGCTCTTCCGGGCCCACTGCGCGACCTGTCACGGCGCCGATGGCCGTGGCCGGTCCTGGCGGGCGCGCCTGCTCCTGCTGGACCCGGGGAACCTGGCCGCGCCTCCGGCGGCGACGCTCTCCGACCCGTACCTGCTGGACCTCATCCGTCACGGCGGGGCGAGCTTCGGGAAGCCGGGCATGCCGTCGTTCGGCTTCGTCCTGAGCGAGGCCGAGATCGAGGCCCTCGTCGCCTATCTGCGAGCCCTGCCCCGCTGA
- a CDS encoding UbiD family decarboxylase — MAKAMPTITKKDISSLRSTLEYLREAGELLASDVEIDPHLELAAIQKRLDGGPPLLFEQVKGYPNARLANNIYASADRIARLFGVDDPRKFKFKAVEAIRQPLPPIEVKDAPCQEVVVTENIDVWDRIPMISHSSSDPARTLGAGNTVVRGPFFWGGSHIGYNRMNFRGPDYSSFQISPGSHMDMVATHWYHKEPIPMTINIGVPPACTMMAGSGFTYMILPKGADELGVAGALQGFPVELVKARTVDAWAIANAEYVIEGYLDTTQKVWESPLAEKDGKQGVYPFHPEWAGYMGKSYRTYKFQATAITHRQDKPIYYGLIVHGMDDHYIDVSMREAAFFEVADRISPGFCVDTHIPMGLTDWGGVIFQVRKRRQRDEGIQRNILTAAMSISLGLRLAIAVDEDIDIYTPEDILWALATRVTPESIQTVCAGGFGQTFQPAERSSAGGRDWTQSNIRFSGGLAIDATVPFAYKEAFERARYDVELVDLAKWFTPEQIVRAKGSQLGYAKWMAERGI; from the coding sequence ATGGCGAAGGCGATGCCGACCATCACCAAGAAGGACATCTCGAGCCTCCGGAGCACGCTGGAGTACCTCCGCGAGGCCGGCGAGCTGCTCGCCTCCGACGTCGAGATCGACCCCCACCTCGAGCTGGCCGCGATCCAGAAGCGGCTCGACGGCGGCCCCCCCCTCCTCTTCGAGCAGGTCAAGGGCTACCCGAACGCTCGCCTCGCCAACAACATCTACGCCTCGGCCGACCGGATCGCCCGGCTGTTCGGCGTGGACGATCCCCGGAAGTTCAAGTTCAAGGCGGTGGAGGCGATCCGTCAGCCCCTGCCGCCCATCGAGGTGAAGGACGCCCCCTGCCAGGAGGTGGTCGTCACCGAGAACATCGACGTGTGGGACCGGATCCCCATGATCTCCCACTCCAGCTCCGACCCGGCGCGGACCCTGGGGGCCGGCAACACGGTGGTCCGCGGCCCGTTCTTCTGGGGCGGCTCCCACATCGGCTATAACCGGATGAACTTCCGGGGCCCCGACTACTCGAGCTTCCAGATCTCGCCCGGCTCCCACATGGACATGGTGGCGACCCACTGGTACCACAAGGAGCCGATCCCGATGACGATAAACATCGGGGTCCCGCCCGCCTGCACCATGATGGCCGGCTCCGGCTTCACGTACATGATCCTGCCGAAGGGCGCGGACGAGCTGGGGGTGGCCGGCGCCCTCCAGGGCTTCCCGGTGGAGCTGGTCAAGGCGCGCACCGTCGACGCCTGGGCGATCGCCAACGCCGAGTACGTGATCGAGGGCTACCTCGACACGACCCAGAAGGTCTGGGAGAGCCCGCTCGCCGAGAAGGACGGGAAGCAGGGCGTCTACCCGTTCCACCCGGAGTGGGCCGGCTACATGGGCAAGTCCTACCGCACGTACAAGTTCCAGGCGACCGCCATCACGCACCGCCAGGACAAGCCGATCTACTACGGCCTCATCGTCCACGGCATGGACGACCACTACATCGACGTCTCGATGCGCGAAGCGGCGTTCTTCGAGGTGGCGGACCGGATCTCCCCGGGCTTCTGCGTCGACACCCACATCCCGATGGGGCTGACCGACTGGGGCGGCGTGATCTTCCAGGTCCGGAAGCGCCGCCAGCGGGACGAGGGCATCCAGCGCAACATCCTGACCGCCGCGATGTCGATCTCGCTCGGCCTGCGGCTGGCGATCGCGGTCGACGAGGACATCGACATCTACACGCCCGAGGACATCCTGTGGGCCCTCGCGACCCGGGTGACGCCGGAGAGCATCCAGACGGTCTGTGCCGGCGGCTTCGGTCAGACGTTCCAGCCCGCGGAGCGCAGCTCGGCGGGCGGCCGCGACTGGACACAGAGCAACATCCGCTTCTCGGGCGGGCTGGCGATCGACGCCACCGTGCCCTTCGCCTACAAGGAGGCCTTCGAGCGGGCCCGCTACGACGTGGAGCTGGTGGACCTCGCCAAGTGGTTCACGCCCGAGCAGATCGTGCGGGCGAAGGGGTCGCAGCTGGGCTACGCGAAGTGGATGGCTGAACGCGGCATCTAG